In Vigna angularis cultivar LongXiaoDou No.4 chromosome 8, ASM1680809v1, whole genome shotgun sequence, one DNA window encodes the following:
- the LOC108344220 gene encoding receptor-like protein EIX2, with the protein MATLDLSNNQLKGQLPDCWKSVHQLFFLDLRNNKLTGKIPVSMGSLVKLEVLVLQNNNLRGELASTLKNCSNLIMLDVAENMFSGPIPSWIGENMQQLIILNMRGNHFSGHFPIQLCYLKRIQFLDLSRNMLSKGIPSCLKNLTAMTEKNINTSDTLNRIYSMNITDFEMYGVYSEKNYTLNISLMWKGVEQGFKNPELQLKSIDISSNNLSGEIPKEIGYLVGLVSLNLSRNNLRGEIPCEIGSLRSLEFIDLSRNHFSGKIPSSLSEIDGLGKLDLSHNSLSGRIPLGRHFETFNGSSFEGNIDLCGEQLNKSCPGDGDQTIIKLSKTEATNDDEDSCFFEALYMSMGIGYFTGFWSLVGPMLLWRSWRNAYMRFLNKLTDSIYDQLY; encoded by the coding sequence ATGGCCACCTTGGATTTATCAAACAATCAATTGAAGGGACAACTCCCAGACTGTTGGAAATCTGTACATCAGTTATTCTTTCTTGATTTAAGAAACAATAAATTGACAGGGAAGATTCCTGTGTCCATGGGCAGCCTTGTTAAATTGGAAGTCTTGGTTTTACAAAACAATAACCTGAGAGGTGAATTAGCTTCCACTTTGAAGAATTGCAGCAATTTAATTATGTTGGATGTGGCCGAAAATATGTTTTCTGGCCCAATACCATCATGGATAGGGGAAAATATGCAACAATTGATAATATTGAACATGCGAGGGAATCACTTCTCTGGACATTTTCCAATTCAACTCTGTTATTTGAAGCGCATTCAATTCTTAGATCTTTCGAGAAATATGTTATCAAAAGGAATTCCATCTTGCTTAAAGAATTTGACTGCAATGACTGAAAAGAACATCAACACAAGTGATACTCTAAATCGTATATATTCGATGAATATCACTGATTTTGAAATGTATGGCGTTTATAGTGAGAAAAATTACACCCTTAACATAAGCTTGATGTGGAAAGGCGTGGAACAGGGGTTCAAAAATCCAGAGTTACAGCTTAAGAGCATTGATATTTCAAGTAATAATTTAAGTGGTGAAATACCGAAGGAGATTGGATATTTGGTTGGGCTAGTTTCTCTGAATTTATCCAGAAATAATCTGAGAGGAGAAATTCCTTGTGAGATTGGTAGTTTAAGATCACTAGAGTTCATCGATTTATCAAGAAATCATTTCAGTGGGAaaattccttcttctctttctgaAATTGACGGTCTGGGGAAACTAGACTTGTCACACAACTCTCTTTCAGGAAGAATTCCATTGGGAAGACACTTCGAAACCTTTAATGGGTCTAGTTTTGAAGGAAACATTGATCTTTGTGGTGAACAACTCAATAAAAGTTGTCCTGGAGATGGAGATCAAACAATAATAAAGCTTTCAAAAACTGAAGCAACCAATGATGATGAAGATAGCTGTTTCTTTGAGGCATTATACATGAGCATGGGGATCGGATACTTCACTGGATTTTGGAGCTTAGTAGGGCCAATGCTACTTTGGCGTTCTTGGAGAAATGCTTATATGAGATTCCTAAATAAATTGACAGACAGTATATATGATCAGTTGTATTGA
- the LOC108344221 gene encoding receptor-like protein EIX1, whose protein sequence is MTTCFPKLCCVLLLLLLPAAESILGFNNTAEIKCIESERQALLNFKHDLVDAHYMLSTWRDDEKSKDCCKWKGIQCDHQTGRVGNLPYLQTLRLPGDFDVKPKDAHWLSNLSSLTHLAIDGLHNPDWLHMIHYPKLGELRLVDCSVSDTHIQSLFYSRSNFSNSLTILDLSSNMLTSSTFQLLSNFPSLVILDLSYNKMTSSVFQGIFNFSSKLQNLYLRNCSLRDDSFLMSAISITNSSSCLVSLDLSFNLLKSSSIFYWLFNSTTNLRTLELHHNMLEGPIPNGFGKSLSLSDNQITGILPMSIGSLSELEGLYLDGNCLEGDVTESHLSKFSKLRFLSLSDNSLSLKIVPNWVPPFQIIILELRSCKLGPSFPSWLQTQRSLLHLDISENRLNGSVPKWFWNNLRDVRYLYVSE, encoded by the exons ATGACTACTTGTTTTCCTAAACTCTGTTGTGTACTTCTCCTCCTCTTGCTGCCTGCTGCAGAATCCATTCTCGGATTCAACAATACCGCAGAAATAAAGTGCATTGAGAGCGAGAGACAGGCACTCCTCAACTTCAAACATGACCTCGTAGATGCTCATTACATGCTGTCTACATGGAGGGATGATGAGAAGAGTAAAGATTGTTGCAAATGGAAAGGCATTCAATGTGACCATCAAACAGGTCGT GTTGGGAATCTTCCTTACTTGCAAACTCTTAGACTTCCTGGTGATTTTGATGTCAAACCTAAGGATGCACACTGGCTGTCTAATCTCTCTTCCCTAACACATCTTGCCATCGATGGTTTACATAACCCTGACTGGTTGCATATGATTCATTATCCAAAGCTAGGAGAGTTGAGACTAGTTGATTGTTCTGTTTCAGATACCCATATTCAATCTCTGTTTTATTCACGTTCCAACTTTTCCAATTCTCTTACCATCCTTGACCTTTCTTCTAATATGCTCACATCCTCAACATTTCAATTATTGTCTAACTTTCCTTCTCTTGTGATCCTTGATCTTTCCTATAATAAGATGACATCATCGGTCTTTCAGGGTATTTTCAACTTCAGttcaaaacttcaaaatctTTATTTGCGAAACTGTAGTCTTAGAGATGATAGTTTTCTCATGTCAGCTATTTCAATTACGAATTCTTCGTCTTGTCTTGTCTCGCTTGATCTCTCCTTTAATCTATTGAAATCATCATCCATATTTTACTGGCTCTTCAACTCCACCACCAATCTTCGTACACTTGAACTTCATCATAACATGTTGGAAGGTCCCATTCCAAATGGATTTGGGAAA AGTTTGTCTTTATCTGATAACCAGATTACCGGCATTCTACCTATGAGCATTGGATCACTATCTGAATTGGAGGGCTTGTACTTGGATGGAAATTGCTTGGAGGGTGATGTCACTGAATCCcatctttcaaaattttccaaattaaGGTTCTTATCTTTGTCAGATAACTCCTTATCTCTAAAAATAGTCCCTAACTGGGTTCCtccttttcaaataataatcttGGAACTAAGATCTTGCAAGTTGGGTCCTAGCTTTCCTAGTTGGCTCCAGACTCAACGCTCTTTACTTCATCTGGATATTTCAGAGAATAGGCTTAATGGTTCAGTACCAAAATGGTTTTGGAACAACTTGCGTGATGTGAGATATTTGTATGTCTCAGAATAA